The sequence AAGCTCTTTGTCACTGGCCTCCTTATGCAGGATCGCATGGTAGACATCTCTGGTCAGTACAGAAGAAGATACAAGCAGTTGAGAGTCGATCGTACTCATAATGGCCGCAAGAATCGCAGCGAGTAAAAAACCTGCGATCCAAGGGTTAAAAACAAGCTGAGAGAGTAAGATAAAGATCTTTTCACTGTCAGCTAGATCAATACTGTTTGCTGCCACATAGGCAAAGCCGAAAAAACCGACGCTGAGAGAACCAATAATGGATAGGATCATCCAGCTCATTCCAATGGTTTTGGCCTTATGTGTCTCGTTTTCATCTCTAATAGACATAAATCTCACAAGAATATGAGGCTGTCCGAAATAGCCCAGTCCCCATGCAAGCAGTGATATTACAGAGATAAGAGAGACACCGCTGACCATGTTTAGATGTGACGGCTCTAAAGATGCTATGGCTGTGACGGCACTGGTTATCCCGCCAAGTTCAGAAACCACCACAATCGGTGTGATCACAAGTGCAAGCATCATTAAAATACCCTGAATAAAGTCTGTCCAGCTTACTGCATTATATCCTCCCAGAAAAGTATAGGAAACAATAACAAAACTTCCTATAAGCAGTGCATCTGAGTAGGTGATGTTGAAGGTTGCTTCAAAAAGTTTCGCTCCCCCTACAAGCCCAGATGATGTATAAAGCGTATAAAAGATCAAGATCACAACTGCAGTGACAACCCTGAGTATATGTCCGTTGTCTTCAAAACGGTTTGCAAGATAATCAGGGATCGTAATAGAATCGTTGAGATGATGCGTGTATACTCTAAGCGGCTTGGCCACATAGTGCCAATTGAG is a genomic window of Sulfurovum sp. XGS-02 containing:
- the putP gene encoding sodium/proline symporter PutP encodes the protein MQIEIIISFIGYMLVMLAIGFYFYFKTNDLSDYVLGGRGLNPSVTALSAGASDMSGWLLLGLPGMMYSDGIVGSWIAVGLIAGAYLNWHYVAKPLRVYTHHLNDSITIPDYLANRFEDNGHILRVVTAVVILIFYTLYTSSGLVGGAKLFEATFNITYSDALLIGSFVIVSYTFLGGYNAVSWTDFIQGILMMLALVITPIVVVSELGGITSAVTAIASLEPSHLNMVSGVSLISVISLLAWGLGYFGQPHILVRFMSIRDENETHKAKTIGMSWMILSIIGSLSVGFFGFAYVAANSIDLADSEKIFILLSQLVFNPWIAGFLLAAILAAIMSTIDSQLLVSSSVLTRDVYHAILHKEASDKELVWIGRATVILIAVIAWYLSTDENSSVLKLVSYAWAGFGAAFGPLIILSLYSRNITKFGAIAGMVVGALTVIIWKELEGGVFEIFELLPGFVFSWIAILLFSRYGAANPDSISEKFDEVQSRLKYT